The sequence AATGAAGTTTTAGATATTATAGCTAAAATGGGTATAAAAGACCTTACTCTAGCTCCTAGTTCGTTGTCTTCTTGTCATGGACCTGTTATTGACCATATTAAAAGTGGAGTTGTTACAGGGATACAATCAAGTGGACTTCGTGAACCATTAGGTGATGAAATTTCAAAAGGTATACTTAAAAAACCTGTTATTATAAGAAGCCATGGAGGAAGAGCAAGAGCAGTTGAAGACGGAGAATTACATATAGATGTTGCATTTATTGCTGCTCCAAGTTGCGATGAAATGGGAAATATGAATGGTAGAACTGGGAAAAGTGCTTGTGGTTCTATGGGATATGCTATAGTTGATGCTCAATATGCTGACTATGTTATAGCTATCACAGATAATTTAGTTCCTTTCCCTAACTTACCAGCAAGTATTGACCAAACATTGGTTGACTCAGTTGTAGTTGTAGACAGTATAGGAGATCCTAAGAAAATAGTTTCAGGAGCAATTAGAGATTCTGACAATCCAAGAGATTTATTAATAGCTAAAAATGCAGTTGATGTAATAATTAACTCTGGATATTTTAAAGATGGATTTGTTTATCAAACAGGTACAGGTGGAGCAAGTTTATCAGTTACAAAACTTTTAAAAGAAGAAATGATAAAACAAAATATAAAAGCTTCATTAGGACTAGGAGGAATAACTTCTCAATTAGTTAGCTTACATGAAGAAGGACTAATGGATGCTCTATTTGATACTCAATCATTTGACCTAGATGCAGTAAGATCAATAGCAGAAAATCCTAAGCATTATGAAATATCAGCATCATTCTATGCTAATCCTAATACTCCAGGACCTGCTGTAAATAACTTAACTTTTGTTATGCTAAGTGCTTTAGAAATAGATAAAGATTTCAATGTAAATGTTATGACTAAGTCAGACGGTACTATAAACCAAGCAGTTGGAGGACACCAAGATACAGCTGCTGGAGCTAGAATCAGTGTAATTCTTGCACCACTTATGAGAGCAAGAATCCCTATAATAGTTGATAAAGTTACAACTGTATGTACTCCTGGGGAAGCAGTAGATGTTATTTGTACTGACTACGGAATAGTTGTAAATCCTAGAAGAAAAGATTTAATAGAAAGTTTAACAAAAGCTGGTGTTGAATTAAAAACTATTGAAGAAATGAAAGAAATGGCAGAACAATTAACTGGTAAACCTGATCCTGTTGAATTCACTGATGAAATTGTTGGTGTTGTTGAATATAGAGATGGTTCTATCATAGATGTTATTAAAAAAGTAAAAGAATAGAAATCTAAAAGAGCTACTTCATTTTAATGTTGTAGCTCTTTTTACAGATTAAATTTTAAAATTTATAAGAATATCCAAATGATATTTTTGTATTTGCTCTATAATGTTTAGAGTACTTTCTTGAAAGTTCTATATTAAAACTATGTTGTTTTATCTTATATTCCATTCCTATACCTATATTTTTACTCAAATCATCATATTTTATTTCTTCATCAATATTTTCATTCCATATTACTTTTTGATTTCCTTTTAAATCTTTATCTAATCCTGCCTTTAAGAAAGCATCTCCATACTTAAATTTATATCCTAATTTTGTATTTATTTCTCCATTCCAATAATTAGTTTTCTCATTTCTAGTATTTAAATCATTTTCAGCAGTGTATTTATAATCTGAGATATAACCTCTGGTTAATTTAATATTACTGTCTAAGAATGTTTTTTCACTAATATCTTTATTATATCCAACTACAAATGAGAAA is a genomic window of Fusobacterium nucleatum containing:
- the citF gene encoding citrate lyase subunit alpha, whose translation is MKFIKNAVGREIPEYLEGIGELVPFKGVDAIKPTKNKAGAKLRMRIQDEPKMVASIEEAIKKSGLKDGMTISFHHHMRNGDTVVNEVLDIIAKMGIKDLTLAPSSLSSCHGPVIDHIKSGVVTGIQSSGLREPLGDEISKGILKKPVIIRSHGGRARAVEDGELHIDVAFIAAPSCDEMGNMNGRTGKSACGSMGYAIVDAQYADYVIAITDNLVPFPNLPASIDQTLVDSVVVVDSIGDPKKIVSGAIRDSDNPRDLLIAKNAVDVIINSGYFKDGFVYQTGTGGASLSVTKLLKEEMIKQNIKASLGLGGITSQLVSLHEEGLMDALFDTQSFDLDAVRSIAENPKHYEISASFYANPNTPGPAVNNLTFVMLSALEIDKDFNVNVMTKSDGTINQAVGGHQDTAAGARISVILAPLMRARIPIIVDKVTTVCTPGEAVDVICTDYGIVVNPRRKDLIESLTKAGVELKTIEEMKEMAEQLTGKPDPVEFTDEIVGVVEYRDGSIIDVIKKVKE